From the Cololabis saira isolate AMF1-May2022 chromosome 24, fColSai1.1, whole genome shotgun sequence genome, the window gcaccaatcaccataacaaattcctcgtgtgaaaacttggcaataaacccttttctgattctgattctggtacGAGGCACGTTTTTTTTGGAGGTCAGCAATTTAGCTGGGATTTGGTTACTGCCAAGGTTGCTTTTCCCCTCTTAGGATCAGATTTTTTGTGTGCATATGGCCTACTCGTGGATGTAAAAAACCACTGCTTAATTGACGCTGTCACTTTTTGTTCGTATGCAAGCACACCAAGTGCTTCTACTACCATACACCTATCCAGCCTGCTCCCTGTCACGGATAGTTTCCAGCAGCTGCTCGCCGAGTTCCCGGCGCTCACATGGCCCACTTTCTCCTCTGCTACTGCCAAGCATGGTGTGGAGCACCACATCAGCACCACTGGTCCGCCTGTGTACGCCCGCGCGTGGTGCCTCGACCCGGCCAAACTTGCTGTGGCCAAGGCAGAGTTCGAGACCATGGAGCGCCTGGGGATTGTTCGACGTTCTAACAGTCCTTGGGCCTCTCCCCTGCACATCGTCCCCAAACCGGGCGGTGGCTGGTGGCCTTGCGGAGACTATCGACGGCTCAACGCCAACAATGCCTGACCGCTACCCAGTTCCCCATGTCCAGGACTTTTCAGCACACCTCGCCGGTAAGGTAATTTTTTCAAAGGTGGaccttatcagaggataccaTCAGGTGCCGGTACACCCTCTTGACATCCCTAAAACTGCAGTGATCACACCATTTGGTTTGTTTGAGTTCCTACGCACGCCTTTTGGGCTCAAAAATGCAGCTCAGACTTTCCAACGGTTAATGGACTCAGTTTTACGTCACctcacttttgtttttgtgtacCTCAATGATATCCTCATAGCAAGTTCATCTCTTTCTGAGCACCTGTCACACCTTCGCATTCTTTTCGAGCGGCTTAGTCAGCATGGCCTTATCATTAATCCAGCTAAACGCCAGTTAGGCCTCTCCGCCCTTGACTTTCTGGGGCACAGGGTCACTGAGGATGGGGTGGTCCCTCTGCCATCCAAGGTGGAGGCAGTTACCGTTTTTCCACGCCCGCACACTGTGAAAGCACTGCAGGAGTTCCTCGGTATGGTTAACTTTTACCTCCGTTTCCTACCTGGGGCGGCCCACACCATGCGACCACTGTATGAGGCCCTGAAAGGCGGCAAGCCCAAACGTGAGGTGGACTGGAACCCAGAAAGAGACAAAGCCTTTGCTAATGCCCTGGCTAGAGCCACCATGCTGGCTCATCCTGACTCCTCAGCTCCCATTGCACTGACCACTGACGCCTCAGACTATGCTGTGGGGGCGGTTTATGAGCAGTGGGTGGGTACCGCCTGGCAGCCTCTCGCTTTTTTCAGCAGGCAGTTACGCAGCACGAGCAGAAGTATAGCACCTTTGACCGTGAGCTACTTGGTGTTTACCTGGCTATCCGACATCTTCGTTCCATGCTGGAAGGGCGCCGTTTCACAGTTTTTGTGGACCACAAGCAGCTTACCTTTGCCATGTCTAAAATCACTGAGCCATGGTCTGCAGCGACAGTTGACTTACATTTTTGAGTTCACAACGGACATCAAACACGTGGCAGGGAAGAGCAACCACGTCGCTGACTGCCTCTCGCGGGCGGTTGCAGGAGCAGTCCACCTCGCCCTAGACTACGGAAACCTGGCAGCGGACCAGGCTGCAGATCCGGGTGTGCAGGCTTTTCGTTCATCCACTACAggtctgcagctgcaggacataAAGTTTAATGAAGCTGGCACTCAATTTTTAAGAAGAaaagcaagaaaagaaagaaattaaagaTGAATGGAGCCAGGTTAATTTAGCAGACTATGTCAAGTATTTAGTGATTTCAGAGCCTTTTTAAATTCATGAGGACACAAGTTACCTAAATATAATTGCGGAGATTTATAATATTCCAttggtcatgaaatcactggcttccagagtttaaaatcttttttttttttttaccttgtctgcacacatattaatgattgataccatgacggtagaaaccaaaaacatatgtatgtgcattattactatatttaatatatatacatatatacacctacagtcagtccggaaagtattcagaacgcttcacctttcccacattcttttatgttacagccctattgataataggaataaattattttttttcttcttagaattctacacaaaacaccccataatgacaacatgaaagaagttttgatgagtcttttgtaaatttattaaaaataaaaataacaaaaaatcatatgagcataagtattcataatgtttgcttaatactttgtagaagctcctctggcagcaattacagcctcaagtctttttgaataggttgctacaagtttggcacacctattgttgggcagttttgcccattcttccttacagaccctctcaagctccatcaggttggatggggagcgtcagtgtacagccattttcagatctctccagagatgttgatgggattcaggtctgggttctggctgggccactcaaggacattgacatggttgttctgaagcccctcctttaatattttggctgtgtgctttgggtcgttgtcctgctgaaagatgaagcgtcgtcctggtctgaggtcaacagcactctggatcaggatttcatccaagatgtctctgtacatggctgcattcatctttccctcaatcctgactagtcgcccaggtcctgctgatgaaaaacacccccacagcatgatgctgccaccaccatgcttcactgtggggatggtgttctccaggtgatgAGCGGTGCCTGGTCAAATGCCTTCCGGACAAAACGGGAAGTCTGAAAAGATTCGTCCAGCTAACATTTAGTTAACCTTAATGACAATGGGACAGCTGTCCCCAGGACAGTCGAAACCCTTGTCTatatcaggaagtggctgtccTGACATCTGTTTacaaagcatgtgacagttCATAAGGACAAACTAGTTCAAAagtttgattaacctcacaattGATATTGTGaataaatgcaaaaacaaaacaacgacTGACTATAATGAAATAGACATGAAAATAGTAAAAAAGGTTGCTGACGGGATCTCCAAACCTCTAACGCATATTTTTAACTTATCATTACAAACTGGTCAATTTCCCCAATGGCATGAAAATAGCTAAAGTTATACCGTTGTACAAAACTGGAGACAAACACCACTTCACAAATTACAGAGCTGTCTCTCTTTTCCcacaattctcaaaaattttggAAAAACTATTTAATAACAAATTAGACAATTTCACAGATAAACGCAATTTACTCTCTGACAGTCAGTATGGATTCCGAAAAACCCGAACAACTTTCCATAGATGAAAAGAAATACGCAGTTGGTTTATTCACTGATCTAAAAAAAGCTTTCGATACAATAAATCATGACATATTATTCAATAAATTGGAACTATATGGGATAAGGGGGTGTGCATTACAGTGGGTTAGAAGCTACTTAAAGAACAGGAAACCATTTGTGAAGATGGGAGAAAATCAATcacaatgtttggacattgagtgtggagtcccccaggggtcagtgttgGGTCCTAAACTGTTTATCATCTATATCAATGACATATGTGAAACATCACAAATACTGAAATTCATACTATTTGCCGATGacacaaacatattttattctgGTGAGAATTTACAGCAACCTTTGGACAATATTACCTCAGAATTTGATGAAATTAAggaatggtttgacaataacaagttatcattaaacttaaacaaaacaaaaattatggtatttggaaacaataaaaacaatcaagcaCAGGTACAGATTGAGGGTGGAAACATTGAAAGAGTACATGAAATTACATTTCTTGGGGTAATTATAGATGACAAGATTTgctggaaatctcatattaaACATCCACAACAAAGTATCTAGAGGCATCTCAGTTTTGGCCAGAGCAAAGCAATTCCTGGATAATAAATCATTCTGTTTTGTTCCCTGGTTTTGCCTTATCTAAGTTACTGTTTAGAGGTTTgaagaaatatatatacatataaaagttcactgcaaccactattcattctgcagaaaagagccataaggataattcaTAAGGCTGGTTTTCATGAACACACCAATTCATTATTcttcaattataaaataattacattttttgacatagtagaattccaaactgcacaattcatgtataaagctaagaacaacttattaccatcttacttacaggaaatgttttataacagaGAGGAAAAGTATAATTTAAGGGTTTCTCTAAATTTTAAGACTTGTAGACtcgtcatatatatatatatatgggcatgtgtgtacaaatatacaaatatatagaaatattcaactatgtgtatgtatgtatgtatgcatgtataagttTTCAatgaaattcaattcaattttatttatatagcgtctaatacaacagatgttgtctgtgtgtgtgtgtatgtgtatgtgtgtgagtttaattacagtgtataataataataataataataataataataataataataataataataataataataataataataataataataataataataatggatgaaattctttgttttgttgttttcttaaacttctcatgaagtgttgtttcttttttttacatgtacaaaaataaaataaatcaaatcaaatcaaattaaatcttgtattgtaatgtattatatctaaatgtttaacggaatgactgtaaccttaatgtgggtgtcaaaaggagcactggtcttatttgacagaaatctaatgtatattttgtagtagaatttccttttttacttttttcttttctatttttctttttctttactacctctttaggtttgcttttaattttttgtcatgttctgtgtattatgtgtcggacccaaggaagaatagctgcagttttgctgcagctaatggggatccaaataaaactataacttTAACATATAAACAAACACTTTACCATGAAAGAGACCTCACAGTCCAGCAGTGATGTCATggctggaacaggaagtggtgaGAATAAAGACCAGGATGAATCCTGGCTGCACAGCAACCTTGTGCTCAGATCTGTCAGCAGGTTGTAACTTCATCTGGGCTGATTGCAGCTCAGTGATTCCTCTCTGACGTCACAGTTGGTCACATGTGCAGCAAACTACCTGCAGCTGACATGAAGTGAATGATCTGAGCTGAACTGAGCTGCAGGGAAACAACCTGCTGCTGTTCACCGTGAAGCTCTGACTGGAAACAGACATAAGAACAACATGTGGATCCTGGAATAACGGCAGCTTCACCTTTAAAGGaccggaagaggaagaagtttccaaggaatcgttcagaacagtttcaccaacgtgtgattcaggtgttctggtggaaacagagacagacatgtACAGACAGGCGCGTCATTTACGCCAGggacggtggggacgcgtccccaccactttgtctgacgagcagatttgtccccaccacttaaaaaaaaaaaaaaagaaaaaacacatctgtcacacacacatcaacactaaatttaacaataatgaacaaaatccaacacaggaaacattaaggccagcaaaatcttagtggcgggacaacaggacctgctgcgtctgtgcgcagatctttctatgtgtgtgccagacagcggggaggaatcgggcttcacctccaggtagggcttgggaaatgggaattaaaagttgcgttccgcaggcccggttctacgagggtgcataagcaagcattgcaccctcagtttatgtgtcttcatgctcagttgaaaagacgaaaagaaaactgacaaatgcgcgcgcgtcaagcctgatttatggttccgcgttaaatcgacggcgtagcctacgacGTAGGATACGCAGGATCGCGCACCGTAAGTTCGCATCCTTGCGTATCCTCCATccgtaggctttgcgttggtgcaacgcggaaccataaatcagccagtgtccgtcactgatctgcttccagcgcgcagtttcctgcagcagcaagacgctgaAGTAACCGTGGATATTCGCAAGTGGTTCAGCACAACGacacaaacaagtttacaggactgtctcagaaaaaaatagaatattgtgataaagtcctttatttttctggagtataaaaatgtcatacattctggattcattacaaatcaactgaaatattgcaagccttttattatttttaatattgctgattatggcttacagtttaagattaagattcccagaatattcaaattttttgagataggatatttgagttttcttaaactgtaagccatgatcagcaatattaaaataataataataacaagcaatgcctattatttatcatgaaacctcaattcggaagtaatgggcgtagctcgtacccagcacttttcaaaccttactcaggtttatggtaaatgtccccagcacttctgaaatcaaactgacgcccatgtgtacagactcaactatctgtccaacagagacagtttctctgacaggaagACACTCTggagactgaactcaacacagagacGCTGAAGAACCAGAACCCAACCAGATCCTGAACCCAGgatagagaggttcagtgaatgtggtgttgacggtgtggaggtggatcagtctgtcagaggacacgctgtagaaggacagagttccagcaggaacgtccacgtacactgctactctgtcagagactgagaaagaggaggaggaatatATTCCTCTGTTATTGTGACAGACCCAGTACTGACCATCACCAgaacagtccagactccaggaatgatcgttccTTCCAAACCTACAGCCACCAGAGCTTCCTTTCcttctgattcttctgtaactcactgatacagaaactcctcctctcctctggacctcccagtaacagcaacccgtcagaacttctctacacagcagctgaggacaggaatcaaacctgtctggatgatcaggatatgactgatcctcctccacacacgtcatcttcctgttgttgtcagacagttgGATGTGTTTgtagactgtgtttgtgtcaatggcgagttgacaggaatctgatggagagaacaaacaacccagctgcagttattattgatctgttATTGATAATTGATGGACTCACGAATGAGTGAtgtgtcagtgtgaagatggttgaatgtgtgaatgaaataaaaacacacttacacttccacagacctggtgtcagaaatcgttgtccagcaggctccaccctggaaggaggaggaggatcagaccagcacagtctctctcagcaaacatggacattacatggctctcacacactgatgaaggaacagtccaacacttggacagatgcacttgaatgcagcatctctgaagTCCTGCCCTGTGGTCGTCACCTTCCAGCACAGTCTGAACACATTCTTTTTATCTGGTTGCATCTCTGCTgaatcagcagcaggaggagaccgTGTCATGGATGAGTGAAGGTGCAGCTGTTATTGTGCTGTGACGGGCCTGGAAACCACActgctgtggttctgggatgtttACCGGGTCAAGAACGGTTCAGAGTTGTGAACTGCATctatcagctctgctgcagcaccagatgagctgcagcagctctgtctgctcaaagatctctgttcaaagccagagagccacaaagatgatgtccacaacaccatgaagagtccagcacactgatgtccttcctacctgagagtgtccagtctccagcggggatcctccagtctacacagaagcttccctgctgactcccctggatggttgtagctcaggtccagctctctcaggtgggaggggttggagctcagagctgagaccagagaagcacagccttcctctgagatcagacagcctgacagcctgcagacacacaacacaacacaacacaacacaacacaacacaatgaGACTGAAGCTGAGTCTGTCCTCGTGTTCATCTGATGATGGAGCTGAAGGAAAAGTCAGAggatcagcagaaacactggAATTCACCCTGAATCCAACAAATGTTGCTGAGACGTTTCAGCCTGAACTAAACTTGTGGATGAACATCAACATCCAAAGAGTCCCACTGCTGCTGAGGCCGACAGCATCCAGATGTGGAGAGAGAGCCGTGTGAAGAGCATCATGGGACCTGGCCATGTGACCTCACACTCCATGACTGACGTGTCTGTCCTCAACACTTTAGTGAGTTTTACAACCAGATAAGTcagctgtgtttaaagatcacttTAATGATCTTCATTTGAGCTGAATAAACATTTGactttctgactcttttctcaaccaAACAGCGTTTGTGTTTTCAGGGAGGTTGTTTGGTCTGAAATGTTCTGAAGTCTCCAGAAACAATCTGCTGGTTTCTATTCAAGGTCAAATGATCAGAAAGGGATCAATGGCAGGATATTGATCAGTCCAGCACCTTGTGGACATCCAGACACAGACTGAGTGGAGGTCAGAAGAACAGACACTTCTGCTGCTGAGGTCGTCACCATTTGACAGTTATTGTTGCTCCAGTTTGATCATTTTATGGAAACTAATTCAATATTAAATAGGAAACATTTCAAAGTCTGACATAAACATCTTATTTGAGAACCTTAATTGATAAAGAAGAAATCATTGTAGAGAGGGGAGCTTAGAGATGTTCACATGTGGAGAAACTTGTTGATACTCTtcaattaaaggaaaaaaaaaacacccccgATCACTGAAATAACCTGAAACTGACTAAACTCCAAACAGACGTTTATGTGGACTTGGTGGAGCTCTTCTCCTCGATCATCATCCTCACACAGTTCTGACCGACTGTCTGTAGCGCTTCAACCCGGTCTGGACCCAGTTACAGTTATTAAAACTCCCATCAACAATCCTTCAATATCAACCACGGTTATAATGGTCcacagttgaacacttggtggattctgacctgagagactccaggtgacagtgtggactctccagtccaggacacagcttcttcagtcctaaatcctgcaggtcgttgttactcaggtccagttctgtcagactggaggactgagagctgagaactgaagacagaagtggacagatgtcctctgagatgTTACagccactcaacctgcagaggagatagAAGAGAAATAATGAAGTAATTTAAacattgattatttaattcaacaaatgaatgaatcatAGAATTTAAATGAATACGGATCAATTCAACTATTAATCAATAAGTGTTGCTGCACTACAGTCTTGATCAAAGCTGCATTTCTCTTCTCTGCATGTAAATTTTCCTGGGATGAATCATTGAGGATAACTGGTCCCACATGAACCTGAACTTAGttgaacagtgaatttaactggtttcctccaagaatacaacatgtgattgtaactaaaacagatgtgtccgtgtttgtccttacacaactttcttggaggctttgaccaccggcagcagcctccgtagagcctcctctgaagctgagtatttcttcaggtcaaactcctccagatcttctgatgacagtaagatgaaagccagagccgaccactgtgCAGGAGACAGTTTACCTCTGGAGAGACGTCCAGACCTCAGGGACagttggacctcctccaccagagaaccagcgttcagttcattcagacagtggaacaggttgatgcttctctctgcagacagatcctcactgatcttcttcttgatgtatttaactgtttcctgattgttctgtgaacttctttgttCTGGTTCCAACAGACCTTGTAGGagagtctgattggtctccactgaaagacccaggaggaagcgcaggaacaagtccaggtgtccgttgggactctgtaaggccttgtccacagcactcCGATAGAGGTCAGTCTCtgtgtttctttgttcctccagcaggttgactccagacttgatgaaggtcagacggacatgaagagcagccagaaactcctggacactcagatggatgaagcagaagacctggtcctggtacaggccgctctcctctctaaagatctgggtgaaaaCCCCCGAGTAtactgaagcctctctgacatcgatgccacactctctcaggtctggttcatagaagatcagatttcctttctgcagctgctcaaaagccagttttcccagagactccaccatcttcctgctctctggactccagtgtggatccgtctcagttcctccgtcatacttgaccttcttcagtttggcctggaccaccaggaagtggatgtacatctcagtcagggtcttgggcagctgcCCTCCCTCTCTGatctccaggacgttctccaggacgttctccaggaccgtagcagtgatccagcagaagactgggatgtggcacatgatgtggaggctccgcgatgtcttgatgtgggagacgatcctgctggtctgcttCTTATttctgaacctcttcctgaagtatttaTCCTTCTGggggtcagtgaaccctctgacctccgtcaccatggagacacactcaggagggatctgactggctgctgcgggtcgtgtggtgatccagagacgagcaga encodes:
- the LOC133425233 gene encoding NLR family CARD domain-containing protein 3-like, which translates into the protein MDQCEDGEDGVSPSKTSLCGKHESQSKAQRVDQQISESPSGPSVQQHQTQLDSIFLLLEDNIVLFVKNELKKIQRGLSPDYPESLEHLLQGEDEEQRSSREVFVKITVNFLRRMKQEELAEHLQSSSFAAVCKKRLKSKLKKKYQCVSEGIVKAGNPALLEQIYTELYITEGGTGEVNDEHEVRQIEAASRKPDRAETAIRQEDIFKPPPGRDEPIRTVMTKGVAGIGKTVLTQKFTLDWAEGRTNQDIQFLLPFTLRELNVLRDRRFSLVELVHHFFSETREMCSFEELKVVFIFDGLDESRLPLDFHNNEDLTDVTESKSIDVLLTNLIRGNLLPSARLWITTRPAAASQIPPECVSMVTEVRGFTDPQKDKYFRKRFRNKKQTSRIVSHIKTSRSLHIMCHIPVFCWITATVLENVLENVLEIREGGQLPKTLTEMYIHFLVVQAKLKKVKYDGGTETDPHWSPESRKMVESLGKLAFEQLQKGNLIFYEPDLRECGIDVREASVYSGVFTQIFREESGLYQDQVFCFIHLSVQEFLAALHVRLTFIKSGVNLLEEQRNTETDLYRSAVDKALQSPNGHLDLFLRFLLGLSVETNQTLLQGLLEPEQRSSQNNQETVKYIKKKISEDLSAERSINLFHCLNELNAGSLVEEVQLSLRSGRLSRGKLSPAQWSALAFILLSSEDLEEFDLKKYSASEEALRRLLPVVKASKKVVLSGCNISEDICPLLSSVLSSQSSSLTELDLSNNDLQDLGLKKLCPGLESPHCHLESLRLSGCLISEEGCASLVSALSSNPSHLRELDLSYNHPGESAGKLLCRLEDPRWRLDTLRVEPAGQRFLTPGLWKYSCQLAIDTNTVYKHIQLSDNNRKMTCVEEDQSYPDHPDRFDSCPQLLCREVLTGCCYWEVQRRGGVSVSVSYRRIRRKGSSGGCRFGRNDHSWSLDCSGDGQYWVCHNNRGIYSSSSFSVSDRVAVYVDVPAGTLSFYSVSSDRLIHLHTVNTTFTEPLYPGFRIWLGSGSSASLC